Proteins co-encoded in one Odocoileus virginianus isolate 20LAN1187 ecotype Illinois unplaced genomic scaffold, Ovbor_1.2 Unplaced_Contig_30, whole genome shotgun sequence genomic window:
- the LOC110136638 gene encoding olfactory receptor 51A7-like gives MHTLNSSKVEITTFFLIGIPGLEHVHIWISIPICLMYLVAILGNCTILFVIGTEPSLHAPMYYFLSMLAVSDLGLSLSSLPTMLRIFALNATGISPNACFAQEFFIHGFTDLESSVLLVMSFDRFLAICNPLRYSSILPSARVAKIGLAFLIKSILLVLPFPFTLKRLTYCRKSLLSHSYCRHQDVMKLACSDNTFNFFYGFFVVLCMMTDSVFIAVFYIFILKTVMGIGSYKERLKALNTCVSHMCAVLIFYVPIIALASMHRFGKLKSPLALILIADIFLLVPPLMNPIVYCVKTQQIREKVLGKFGLK, from the coding sequence ATGCACACTCTCAATTCCTCTAAGGTGGAGATCACCACCTTCTTCCTGATTGGAATCCCAGGACTGGAGCATGTTCACATATGGATCTCTATCCCCATCTGCCTCATGTACCTGGTGGCCATCCTTGGCAATTGCACCATCCTCTTTGTGATTGGGACAGAGCCCTCACTCCATGCACCCATGTACTATTTCCTTTCCATGTTGGCTGTCTCTGACCTGGGACTGTCCCTCTCATCCCTCCCCACTATGCTGCGGATCTTTGCTCTCAATGCTACAGGAATTTCCCCAAATGCCTGCTTTGCTCAAGAATTCTTTATCCATGGATTCACAGATCTGGAGTCCTCAGTGCTCCTGGTCATGTCTTTTGATcgctttttggccatctgcaaCCCTCTGAGATACAGCTCCATCCTCCCCAGTGCCAGAGTGGCCAAAATAGGTCTGGCGTTTCTCATCAAAAGCATTCTCTTAGTGCTCCCAtttcctttcactctcaaaagaCTGACCTATTGTAGGAAGAGCCTACTTTCTCACTCTTACTGTCGCCATCAAGATGTCATGAAGCTTGCCTGCTCTGACAACACATTCAACTTTTTCTATGGCTTCTTTGTTGTTCTCTGTATGATGACAGACAGTGTGTTCATTGCTGTGTTCTACATATTCATCCTGAAGACTGTGATGGGAATTGGATCCTACAAGGAGCGGCTCAAGGCCCTCAacacctgtgtctcccacatgtgtgctgtgctcaTCTTCTACGTGCCCATCATAGCTTTGGCTTCCATGCACCGCTTTGGCAAGCTCAAGTCCCCATTGGCCCTGATCCTCATTGCTGACATTTTCTTGCTAGTGCCACCTCTGATGAATCCCATTGTCTACTGTGTGAAGACACAGCAAATTCGTGAGAAGGTCCTGGGGAAATTTGGTCTAAAATAA